In Zingiber officinale cultivar Zhangliang chromosome 1A, Zo_v1.1, whole genome shotgun sequence, a genomic segment contains:
- the LOC122038733 gene encoding peroxidase P7-like: MARVCGRILALCFVVAVLAAAGVAHGQLSPTFYNKTCSNLEGIVRSAMTQAVNKEARMGASILRLFFHDCFVNGCDGSILLDSTANFTGEKNAGPNANSVRGYDVIDTIKSNVEAACKATVSCADILALAARDAVVLLGGPTWTVELGRRDATTASQSAANSNLPSPGSSLSQLISAFSAKSLSARDMTALSGAHTIGQARCVTFRSHIYNDANVNASFASLRKMSCPSSGGDATLAPLDVQSATAFDNKYYQNLVVRQGLLHSDQELFNNGTQDALVRQYSSNTSAFSADFAAAMVRMGAISPLTGTRGQIRLNCSKVN, encoded by the exons ATGGCCAGAGTGTGTGGCAGAATCCTCGCCCTCTGCTTCGTCGTTGCCGTGTTGGCGGCGGCCGGCGTCGCCCACGGGCAACTGTCGCCGACGTTCTACAACAAAACGTGCTCCAATCTCGAGGGTATCGTGCGGTCGGCCATGACGCAAGCTGTGAACAAGGAGGCGAGGATGGGCGCGTCCATTCTCCGCCTCTTCTTCCATGACTGCTTCGTCAAC GGCTGCGACGGATCGATTCTTTTGGATAGCACGGCCAATTTCACCGGCGAGAAGAACGCCGGGCCGAACGCCAACTCCGTCCGCGGTTACGATGTCATCGACACcatcaaatccaacgtcgaagCCGCCTGCAAAGCCACCGTCTCCTGCGCTGACATCCTCGCCCTCGCCGCGCGCGATGCCGTAGTCCTC CTTGGTGGGCCGACGTGGACGGTGGAGCTGGGGCGGCGGGACGCCACCACGGCGAGCCAAAGCGCGGCAAACAGCAACCTTCCCTCGCCGGGATCCAGCCTCTCCCAGCTTATCTCCGCCTTCTCCGCCAAGAGCCTGAGCGCGCGCGACATGACCGCGCTTTCCGGCGCGCACACAATCGGCCAGGCCCGTTGCGTCACCTTCCGATCGCACATCTACAACGACGCCAACGTGAACGCCTCCTTCGCGTCGCTCCGAAAAATGAGCTGCCCGTCCTCCGGCGGCGACGCAACCCTGGCGCCGCTCGACGTGCAGAGCGCCACCGCCTTCGACAACAAGTACTACCAGAATCTGGTGGTGAGGCAGGGGCTCCTGCACTCGGACCAGGAGCTCTTCAACAACGGGACGCAGGACGCGCTGGTGCGGCAGTACAGCAGCAACACGTCCGCTTTCAGCGCCGACTTCGCGGCGGCGATGGTCAGGATGGGAGCCATAAGCCCGCTTACGGGGACGAGGGGACAGATCAGATTGAATTGCAGCAAGGTCAATTGA